A single genomic interval of Anopheles marshallii chromosome 2, idAnoMarsDA_429_01, whole genome shotgun sequence harbors:
- the LOC128719876 gene encoding uncharacterized protein LOC128719876: MWYQQIQNVFQALVRQFVTFTDQSDYFGLYRTLATISAIHYDAFCWIDRTIWIMYRFLPILVNLSYFYKAYRLILLPEDNTSAAVVIASIWGFTEGTLRIGIIEMCYGTLSKIMTFLNERSYRRQDAIVHQQRAALFVQNNRIQFILVATMLVEAVWFMTTQLFSRDAFMLQINGHVVDSTAIQILYGLVCNVWGLIYVLSFAIFYIIMNILQLEMMILLEGITNVQSTVMDRTRHQIETLEASGHSSQMQQLVFWNILQPELNKHTARHVDLLDNLKEFSSIVGPFSFVQYYGTFALIADCGFILSIEGLSTNGMIYLIFVTVLIFQSFIICRGIEKINDLNESIGLALYAGFNWPELLKYDQRFRSRHAAARHTLMLVIGRSQKGFQCSYGGLGGISMERFAQLMQKSYSLLTLLLQFAK; this comes from the exons ATGTGGTATCAACAGATACAGAATGTGTTCCAAGCACTGGTTCGGCAATTTGTTACTTTTACCGATCAATCGGATTACTTCGGTCTGTATAGAACCCTGGCAACGATATCTGCCATTCACTACGACGCATTTTGCTGGATCGATCGGACCATCTGGATCATGTACCGATTTCTACCGATTTTGGTGAACCTATCCTACTTTTATAAAGCCTACCGGCTCATTCTACTCCCAGAAGACAACACATCGGCGGCCGTTGTTATTGCGTCCATATGGGGTTTCACGGAAGGCACGCTTCGCATCGGCATCATCGAAATGTGCTATGGTACACTGTCGAAGATCATGACGTTTCTGAACGAACGCTCCTACCGTCGGCAAGATGCTATTGTACATCAGCAACGAGCTGCCCTGTTCGTTCAAAACAACCGCATTCAGTTTATACTTGTTGCCACGATGCTGGTAGAAGCGGTCTGGTTCATGACGACGCAGCTTTTTAGCAGAGATGCGTTTATGCTGCAAATTAACGGGCATGTCGTGGATAGTACTGCCATACAAATTCTCTACGGCCTAGTGTGTAACGTTTGGGGCTTGATCTACGTGCTTTCATTTGCTATTTTCTACATCATTATGAACATCTTGCAACTGGAGATGATGATATTGTTGGAAGGCATTACCAACGTACAGTCTACGGTTATGGATCGAACAAGACATCAAATCGAAACTCTTGAAGCATCTGGACATTCTTCACAAATGCAACAGCTAGTCTTCTGGAATATTCTACAACCGGAACTGAACAAACACACCGCACGGCACGTTGATTTACTTGA TAATCTCAAGGAGTTTAGCTCGATAGTCGGTCCATTTTCGTTCGTGCAGTATTATGGCACATTTGCGCTGATCGCTGACTGTGGATTCATCCTCTCAATAGAAGGACTGTCAACAAATGGTATGATCTACCTCATATTTGTCACCGTCCTGATATTCCAATCGTTCATCATCTGTCGTGGAATTGAGAAGATAAACGATCTG AATGAATCCATCGGTCTCGCATTGTATGCGGGATTTAACTGGCCCGAATTATTAAAGTATGACCAACGTTTCCGCTCCCGGCATGCGGCGGCCCGGCATACGTTGATGCTTGTCATTGGTCGATCGCAAAAAGGTTTCCAGTGTTCATACGGAGGCCTTGGAGGAATATCCATGGAACGTTTCGCCCAGCTGATGCAGAAAAGTTACTCGCTGTTGACGCTACTGCTTCAATTTGCCAAGTGA